The Mycolicibacterium parafortuitum nucleotide sequence CGCCCCGAGGTACTGATGATCATCGGCGCCGGGCAGACCCAGGGCTACCGGCGCACCGCACTACACCCTCTCGGCTCACTCGACGATCACGCCTACGTGCTCTCCGATGCCGGCGTCACGTCGCTGATCATCGACCCGCAGCCGATGTTCGTCGAGCGGGCGCTGGGCCTGGTGGAGAAGGTGCCGTCGCTGCGGCAGGTGCTCACGATCGGGCCGGTGCCTTCCGAGCTTGCGGCCGCGGGCGTCGCTGCGGTGGACCTGACCGCCGAGGCGGCGAAGTACCCGGCCAAGCCGCTGGCCGCCGCGGACCTGCCGCCCGATCACATCGGCGGCCTGACCTACACCGGCGGCACCACCGGTAAGCCGAAGGGCGTCATCGGCACCACGCAGTCGATCACCACGATGACGACCGTGCAGCTCGCCGAGTGGGAATGGCCGGAGAATCCGCGCTTTTTGATGTGCACGCCGCTGTCGCACGCCGGCGCCGCGTTCTTCACCCCCGTCATCGTCAAGGGCGGTGAGCTGATCGTGCTGACCAAGTTCGATCCCGCCGAGGTGCTGCGCGTGATCGAGGAGCAGAAGATCACCGCGACGATGCTGGTGCCGTCGATGATCTACGCGCTGATGGACCACCCCGACTCGCACACCCGCGACCTGTCCTCGCTGGAGACCGTGTACTACGGCGCCTCGGCGATGAACCCGGTGCGGCTCAAGGAGGCGATCCGGCGGTTCGGGCCGATCTTCGCGCAGTACTACGGCCAATCCGAGGCGCCGATGGTCATCACGTATCTGTCCAAGAAGGAGCACGACGACAAGCGGCTGACCTCGTGCGGGCGTCCGACGCTGTTCGCGAAGGTGGCGCTGCTCGGCGAGGACGGCACACCCGTCCCGCAGGGTGAGGTCGGCGAGATCTGCGTGTCGGGTCCGCTGCTGTCGGGCGGGTACTGGAACCTGCCGGAGGCGACGGCGGACACTTTCCGCGACGGCTGGATGCACACCGGCGACCTGGCCCGCGAGGACGAGGACGGCTTCTACTTCATCGTCGACCGCACCAAGGACATGATCGTCACCGGTGGCTTCAACGTGTTCCCGCGTGAGGTGGAAGACGTTGTGGCCGAACATCCGTCGATCGCCCAGGTGTGCGTGATCGGCACGCCCGACGAGAAGTGGGGCGAGGCGGTGACCGCGGTGGTGGTGCTGCGTCCCGACGCGGATTCCTCCGACGGTGCGGTGCAGACGATGATCGCCGAGATCCAGGCGTCGGTGAAGGAACGCAAGGGTTCGGTGCACGTCCCCAAGCAGGTCGTCGTCGCCGACTCGGTGCCGATCACCGCGCTGGGCAAGCCGGACAAGAAGGCGGTGCGCAAGCAGTTCTGGGACGGCGCCGAGCGAGCCGTCGGCTAGTTTGCGCCGATTCCGGCGAGGATCCGGTCGAGCAGTTCGCCGGCCATCCGGGCGGCTTCGTCGACGTCGCCGTCGGCGATCCGGTCCAACAGCACGCCGTGGTCGACCATCTCCACCGGGACCTGCCGCGCGGTCGCGACGCTGGCGGTGACGGTCTCGATCAGCCCGCGGTAGAGCTCGGTCAGGATCTTGTTGCCCGACGTCCGCACCACGGCGAGGTGGAACTCGGCGTCCGCGCGGGCGAACGCCTCGGTGTCGTCGCCGTCCGCGCACGCGTCGCTGCGTGCCAGCAGGGTCCGCAGTTCCGCGATGTCGTCGGGTGTGCGGTTCGCGGCCGCGAGGCGGGCACCCTCCACTTCGAGTGCGCGACGGACCTGAAGCACCTCGCGCAGTTCCGTGCCGCAGAGCCGGCGCAGCGCCCCGGACACCTCGCTCGTCGCACGCACATAGGTGCCGTCGCCTTGGCGGACCTCCAGGATCCCGGCGTGGGCGAGGGCCCGGACCGCCTCCCGGACGGTGTTGCGGCCGACACCGAGAGTTTCGACGAGCACCGTCTCATTGGGTATCCGCTGCCCTATGGGCCATTCGCCGGTGGAGACAGCGTGTCTGAGCTGCTCGATCACCTGCTCGACCAGGCCGGTGCGGCGTGCTGTGCTCAGCGGCACGCAAAACCCCTTTCGTCCAATCATGGGATGTATGGCACCGTAGCAAGATGCGCACTCAACGGCAGGACATCCGCGAGCCGGGGACCGGGGGCATCGCCCCGGTCCCGAACCGCGGGACCGCCGGCGTCCTGCTCGCGGTCGCGGTGGTGCTCACGGCGCTGAACCTGCGCCCCGCGGTCACCAGCATCGCGACCGTGCTCGGCGACATCCGCACCGAGATGTCGACGTCGGCAACCTGGGCCGGCCTGTTGACGACGGTGCCCGCACTCTGTTTCGCCGCAGCCGGGCTGGCGGCGCCGTGGATCGCGAGCCGCATCGGCCTGGGCCGGACGATCTCGGTGTCGATGGTGGCACTGACCGCGGGCCTGGCGCTGCGCGTCACCGGGGGGCCACAACTGGTCATCGGCGCCACCCTGATCGCGTGCGCGGGAATCGCGTTGGCCAACGTGCTGATCCCGGTCGTCATCAAGGGGTCGTTCCCGGCCCGCATCGGCCTGATGACCGGCATCTACACCGCCGCGCTGCAGGGTGGCGGTGCGCTCGGCTCGGCGCTGACCCCCGGCCTGCAGGATCCGCTGGGCGGCTGGCGTGAAGCGCTCGCGATCTGGGCGCTGGTGTCCTTCCTGGCCCTGGCGCTGTGGATCCCGGCGAGCCGCAGCCATCGTGGGGCGTGGGCGGCGCACACCCAGCGCACCGCGGGTCGCCGATCGCTGCTGCGCAACCCGCTGGCCTGGACGGTGACGCTGTTCTTCGGCACCCAGTCGTTCATGGCGTACATCGCGATGGGCTGGCTGCCCGAGGTGTTCATCGACAACGGCATCGACAAGGTGCACGCGGGCCTGCTGGTCGGGCTGATGTCGCTGGTCGGGGTTCCGCTGTCGCTGTTCATCGCACCGATGGCGGCGCGCAGGCCCAGCCAGAGCGGCTGGATCCTCGCCGTAGGACTGTTCGGGATCGCAGGCACGATCGGCATGATGGTCGCCCCCGCCGCGCAGCCGCTGCTGTGGAGTGTGCTGATCGGGATCGGGATGAGCGCGTTCTCGATGGCGTTGGCGGTGTTGGGACTTCGCGCCCGCACCGCGGAGGACACCGCGCAACTGTCCGGGATGGCGCAGGGGTTGGGATACCTGTTCGCGGGCACCGGACCGTTCCTGTTCGGGTTGCTGCACGACGTGTCCCACGGCTGGACGGTGCCGTGGATCATGTATCTGGGCGTGTACGTCGTGCAGATCGTCGCCGGTGTGCTGGCCGGACGCGCGCGCTACGTGTGACCAGCTGAAGCGGTGTGTCGACCTGCTTGAATCCGTGACGGCGGATCAGGCGCCGGGGACCTGCGTGCGGGCCGCCACCGACCTGCCACCGGCGTTGTCGTAGACGTCGATCGCCACGTCGCCGTCGCGGTAACCGGCGATCTGATGCAGACCCTCGGTGGCGCCGATGATGTCGTTGGCGTGGTCACCGGTCATCGGATACTCGGCGACGGGATGACGCCAATGTGCGGCCACCACCGTCGTATTCGGGGCCAGCCGCGGCACCTCGCGATCCAGCACCTCGCGCAGCGTCGCCGGCTGCAGGTAGTAGCACACCTCGGAGAGCACAACGAGGTCGAAAGGCCGGGCGGGCCAGGGCTGGTCGAGCGAGCCGTGCAGCAGTGTCACCCGCTGCCGCAGCCCGCGCGCGTCGAGGCGCTGCGCGGCCCGGTCCAGTGCCGCGACGCTGACGTCGGCGCCGACCACGTGATCGCAGCGCGCCAGCAGCGCCTCGGTGAGCACCCCGATCGAGCAACCCGGTTCGAACGCGAGCCGATAGCGCGCATACGGCAGCAGTGCGGTGGTGATGGCGTACTTGCGCTGCTCGTACCACCGGGATTCCAGCTGCCAGGGATCGGCCGCCTGGGCGTACATGCGGTCGAAGAAGCTGTCGGGAAGCCGGGCGTTCAGCGGAAGATCACCTCGCCGACGGTCACCAGCCGGGGCAGGACGTACGCGGGCAGTACAGGTTCGCCGCCGGGTTCCGGCGGGGTGAACTGGCTGCGAAAGTGAGCTGCCGCGGCGGTCTTTCGGGCGATGGCCGCCGAGGTGGCCGGCACCGCGGCGGCCCGCGGCCACGGCACGGCGGCATCCCCGGGGCGCGCCCAGTGCCACATCCACACCGGGTACTCCACCAGCATCGCACCCGTGACGTCCGCGGCGTGGGCGGCGGCCCTGCCGACGGCCTCGTGGTCGGGATGTCCGTCCCCGCGCCAGGTGGCCGCGCACCACGTGCCCGCCGGCCGGCCTGCCAGGACCTCGATGAGCGCGTCGGTGAGACGCCGCTCGTACCGCGCGATCTCACCATCCGGCAGGCCGAGGCTGATCGGGGTCGAGACCCCGAGTTCGTCTGCTGCGGCGTGCAATTCGGCGCGGCGGGTCTGCTCAAGCGTGTGACGCTGCCGCGGTGTCGAATCCGGGAACGCGGCACCGCCGTCACTGGCCGACACCACCTGCACCCGCACCCCGGCGCCGGCCAGCATCGTCATCGCGGCACCGAAACCCAGTGTCTCGTCGTCGGGGTGCGCGCCGACCACGACGAGGTCCGGACAGGCCGACAAATCCAGCGCCGGGAGATCGAGTCCCGCAGCAGCCCAGACGGTTTCCGGTGTGCCGCCGTCCGGCAGCGGCGCCGCGGCCAGTCGTCCGGAGTTGCTCACGACTGGCCCGCCGCCAGCGCGCCGAGACGTTCGAGATCGCGTTCGGCGTGGCTCTGCCGTACGTAGATCGCCAGATCCGCCACCCGCCGGGCATGCTCGGCATCCGTCGCCAGCGGCGCGGGACCGAGCGCACGTGCGGTGCGGGTCAACGTCTCGTCCACGGCGGTCTCCACCACCGCGCGCGCCCGGCGCGCGTGCAGTTCCGCGGCACCCGCGCGATTGTCCGGATCGGCGTCGAATGCGTGGGCCACCGCCGTCAGCGTCGCGTCCGCGGCGGCCAGCGCGGCATCCACCGCGCCGAGGTGGGCCAGCGTGTGCGCGTCGGCGCGGCTCGAGGACGCCCGCTGATACAGCGCGGCGGCGACGGCGCGGGCTGCGCCCAGCCAGCATGCGGCCACCCCGGCGGCGCCGTGCCAGAACCCCGGCCTGCTCAGATACTCACCGGGCTCCCCGACCGGCCGCGCCGGTACGGCATCGAATTGCACTGAGCGGGTGTCGGATTCGGCCATTCCGGCGTTGCTCCAGCGGTCCGGGAGCACCCGCGCACCCGGGTCTGCGAGGTCGACCGCGAACAGCCCCCGCTGCCCCGAGGGCAACCGCGCGGTGACCAGTGCGTGCGTGCACAGGCCCGCGCCCGAGCACCACGGTTTGGTGCCTGCGAGCAGTACCCGTGGGCCGTCCTCCCGTGCGCTCAGTGCCGCCTCACCGGACTCGGCCGCCCACACTCCCCACCACTGGTCCGCGCCGGGACCGCTGCCGGTCAGCTCGGTCAGGATCGCGACCGCGTCGGTGTGTGCTTCGGCGAGACGGCCCGCGACCACGTCGATCTCGGTCAGGGCGGCCAGCCGTCGCCAGCGCTGCGCGGTGTCGCCACGGCCCGGCAGCGGGAGGTCGAGCTCCCCGGAGCTCAGCCACTGCCGGACCAGGCCTGCGTTCACGGGGTCACTTCCGCGGACCGTCCACTGACGGTGTGGGCGATGTCGCGCAGATGCTGCGCGAAGCCGCCGGGGGCGCGGCCCTCACTGCGGTCCGACGTCGCGACCGACAGGCCGCGGTCGCGGTGGATGGACAGCGCGGCGGCTTCGAAGCGACGCACCAGGTCGACATCCTCACTGCTCGCCAGCGCGCGGAACCCGCCGACGTGCCAGTACGCGTCGGCGCGGAATCCCATGTTGGCGCCGTGGATGTGGCGGTGGCTGGTGCCCTGTGTGCGGTAGCCGGCGAGATAACGCCGTGCCACCGCGGGTGAGAAGTTCCGCCACGCCGGGATGCGCACCACCCCGAGCACCATGTCGGCGTCCGCGGCGATCATCCGCACCAGCCAGTCGGCATCGACCGCGCTGTCGGCATCCGTGGTCGCGTACCAGGTGCGGGCCGGCTCCACGTCGGCGTGCAACGTCCTCGCGTACTCGAAACCGGCGGCCCGCGCGGCGCCGACGTTGCCGGCCTCGACGGAGACGAAGTGCACGTCCGGCCCGAACGTGCCGGCGTGCGCCTCGCTGCCGTCGTCGCACGAATCCAGCACCACGACCGTGGTGACGGCGATCGGCACGCACAGCGCCGCGGTCGTCAGCGCCCGCAGACAGTCTGGGAGGTGATCGTTCTCGTTGTGCGCCGGCACCACGACGACAGCCTTCGCGATGTCGGTCATGCCTGACTATTAGCCAGAACGCCGATTTTCCACACCTGGCACGATGGACGGGATGAGTGACTTCGACGCGGTGCTGTTCGACTTCTCCGGCACGCTGTTCCGGCTGGAAGGAGACGAGAGCTGGTTTCGGGGCATGGAACTCGACACCGAGGACAAGGGCGAGGTCGACGCGCACGTGCAGGCCGAGCTGATGCACCGGCTGACCCAGCCGACCGGGCGATCGGTGTCGATGACGCCGCAGGCACTCGACGCATGGATGAAGCGCGACCTCGAACCGCACCTGCACCGGGAGGCCTACCTGCACGTGCTGCGCGAATCCGGGCTGGCGCGCCACCACGCCGAGGCGCTGTACTCCCACGCGATCGACCCGGCCTGCTGGACCCCGTACCCCGACACCCCCACCGTGCTCGACGGCCTGCGCGGGCACGGCATCAGGACCGCGGTGGTGTCCAACATCGCGTTCGACCTGCGGCCCGCCTTCACCGGTGTGGGGACGGTCGACGAGTTCGTGCTGTCCTTCGAGGTCGGTGCGGTCAAACCGGACCCGGCGATCTTCCAGACCGCGCTCGACCGGCTGGGCGTCGCCGCGGCACGCACCCTGATGATCGGCGACAGCGACGAAGCCGACGGCGGTGCCCGCACGCTCGGCTGCGCGTTCGCGCTCGTCGACCCGTTGCCCACCCGCGAGCGGCGAGACGGCCTGATCGCGGCCCTGCGGGGGCACGGAATCTCGCTGTAGCGTCGAATCCATGGCGAGTAGCGAGCGGATCCGGCCGCCGTGGTGGCTGAAGTACGTGAACAAGGTGATGATCGCGCTGAACCGGACGGGGCTGTTCACCAACGGCCCGGCGGTGCTGATCGTCACCGGACGCAAGACCGGGAAACCACGGCCGACGCCGGTCACGCCGTTCGAGGTGGACGGCCGGCGTTATGTGGTCGGCGGCCTGCCCGGTTCGGACTGGGTGCGCAATCTGCAGGCCAACCCCGAGGCGGTGCTGGCGCGCGGGAAGAGCCGCCAGACCGTGCGGATGGTCGAGCTGCCGGTCGAGCAGGCCCGGCCGCTGCTGCGGCAGTTCCCGGTGCTGGTGCCGACCGGGGTGGACTTCATGAAGAACGCCGGGCTGGTCACCGGGCCCAACCCCGACGAGTTCGAGGCGCTGGCCGGGCGCTGCCCGGTATTCCGCTTCGATACGGTCTAAGCCGTGAGCAACCCGTTCGACGCCAGCCTCTGGGAGCCGGTGTCCGGCTTCGACGACCTGACCGACATCACCTACCACCGCCATGTCGCCGACGGCGCCCGCCGTCCGACCGTGCGGATCGCGTTCGACCGCCCCGAGGTGCGCAACGCGTTCCGCCCGCACACCGTCGACGAGCTGTACCGCGTGCTCGACCACGCACGGATGTCCTCGGACGTCGGCGTGGTACTGCTGACCGGCAACGGCCCGTCCCCGAAGGACGGCGGCTGGGCGTTCTGCTCCGGCGGCGACCAGCGCATCCGCGGCCGCAGCGGCTACCAGTACGCGTCCGGGGAGACCGCCGAGACCGTCGACCCGGCCCGCGCGGGCCGGCTGCACATCCTGGAGGTGCAGCGGCTGATCCGCTTCATGCCCAAGCCGGTGATCTGTCTGGTCAACGGGTGGGCCGCAGGCGGCGGGCATTCGTTGCACGTGGTGTGCGACCTGACGCTGGCCTCGCGCGAACACGCCCGCTTCAAGCAGACCGACGCCGACGTCGGCTCGTTCGACGGCGGCTACGGGTCGGCGTACCTGGCACGGCAGGTCGGGCAGAAATTCGCCCGCGAGATCTTCTTCCTGGGCCGCCCCTACACCGCCGAGGAGATGCACGCGATGGGCGCGGTCAACGCCGTCGTCGACCATGCCGACCTGGAAAACGTTGCGCTGCAGTGGGCTTCGGAGATCAACGGCAAATCCCCGCAGGCGATCCGGATGCTCAAGTACGCGTTCAACCTGCAGGACGACGGGCTGGTGGGCCAGCAGTTGTTCGCCGGGGAGGCGACGCGGCTGGCGTACATGACCGACGAGGCCGTCGAGGGCCGCGACGCGTTCCTGGAGAAGCGCGACCCCGACTGGACGCCGTTCCCCCGCTACTTCTGACCGGACCCCTGACCCGTCGAGATTGCGTTCCAGCAGGAAAAGTGCGAGTGAGGTCCTGCTGGAATGCAATTTCGGCACCGGAAATAGACTCCGCTGCGTGACGAGGAACCCGCTGCGGCGGCTGGCCGACCAGGTGGTGCTGACCAGCATGCGGCCACCGATCCTGCCCGCACTGCTGAACCGGCCCACCCGCGAGACCATCGAGCTGCGTGGCAAGCGGGTGCTGATGACCGGCGCGTCGTCGGGCATCGGCGAGGCGGCCGCCGAGAAGCTGGCCCGCCGCGGCGCGACGGTCGTCGCGGTCGCGCGGCGCCAGGAGCTGCTCGACGCGCTGGTCACCCGGATCACCGACACCGGCGGGGACGCCCGCGCGCACGCGTGCGATCTGTCCGATCTCGACGCGGTCGACGCCCTGGTCGCGACCGTCGAGAAGGAGCTGGGCGGCATCGACATCCTGGTCAACAACGCCGGGCGCTCCATCCGCCGCCCGCTGGAGGAGTCGCTGGAGCGCTGGCACGACGTCGAGCGGACGATGACGCTGAACTACTACGGCCCGCTGCGCCTGATCCGCGGTCTGGCGCCGGGCATGCTGGAGCGCGGGGACGGCCACATCATCAACGTCTCCACCTGGGGCGTGAAGACCGAGAGTCCGCCGCTGTTCGGGGTGTACAACGCGTCCAAGGCGGCGCTGAGCTCGATCAGCCGCATCATCGAGACCGAGTGGTCCGACCGCGGCGTGCACGCGACGACGCTGTACTACCCGCTGGTGAAGACCCCGATGATCGCGCCGACCCGCGCCTACGACGGACTGCCCGGGCTGTCGGCCGACGAGGCCGCCGGATGGATCATCACCGCCGCGCGGCACCGCCCGGTCAGCATCGCGCCCCGCATCGCGGTCACCGCGCACGCGATCAACAGTGTCGCCCCGGCCGCGATCGACACCATCATGAAACGCCAACGCATGCAGCCCAGGGACTGAAAAGCGTTGTTCGCCAACCTCGCCGACATCGTCCGCGGTCACGCCCGGCACCGCCCCGGCGCACCCGCGCTGATCGTCGGCGACCGCGTCATCACCTACGCCGAACTCGACGACCGGTCCAGCAGGGCGGCGCAGGCGTTCTCCCAGGCGGGTGTCGGGTTCGGCGACCGGGTCGCGTTCGTCGAACGCAACGGCGCCGAATACTTCGACGTCGCTTTCGGTCTGGCCAAGCTCGGCGCGGTGACGGTACCGGTGAACTGGCGTCTGACCGCCCCCGAGATCCGGCACGTTCTCACCGACGCCGCCGTGTCGATGGTGGTGGTCGGACAGGAGTTCGTCGACCGGGTGCACGACATCGAGGACGACATCGACGCCGGCATCGTCGTCGTCGGAAACCACGACCGCTGGCCGGATTTCGCCGAGTTCGTCGGCCAGGCGCCCGCGGTGGATCCGGGCGTGGTCACCGGCCCCGACGATCTGGTGTTCCTGATGTACACCTCGGGCACCACCGGAGCGCCCAAGGGTGTGATGCTCAGCAACACCAACTTCGTGTGCAAGACCGCCGGTGTCGCGGGGCCGTGGAAGTTCGACGCGGACGCGGTCAGCCTGGCGGTGATGCCGCTGTTCCACATGGCCGGGTTCGGGTGGGCGCTGGCCGGGCTGTGGCAGGGCGCGGCGACGGTGGTGCTGCGCGACGTCGACCACGCCGCGATCCTCGACGCGATCGGCCGCCACCGGGTCACCAACATGCTGCTGGTGCCCGCCGTCATCCAATCCCTGCTCGACACACCGGGTCTCGACGACATGGACTTCTCCGGGCTGCGGATCGTGGTGTACGGGGCCTCCCCCATCACCGACGACGTGCTGGTGCGCGGCATGGACCGATTCGGCGGTGTGTTCGCCCAGGTGTACGGCATGACCGAGTCGACGGGGTCGATCACCCAGCTCGACGGCGACGAGCACCTGCCGACACTGCTGCGCTCCTGCGGCAGGCCGTATCCGTGGGTGCAGATCCGCGTCGTCGACGCGTCCGGAGCCGACGTCGCACCGGGCACCGTCGGCGAGGTGTGGACCCGGTCGCCGCAGAACATGCTGGGCTACTGGAACAACCCGGACGCGACCGCGGCGACGCTGACCGCGGACGGCTGGCTGCGGACCGGCGACGCCGGATACCTCGACGCCGCCGGCTATCTGTATCTGCACGACCGGATCAAGGACATGATCGTCTCCGGCGCGGAGAACGTGTACCCCGCCGAGGTGGAGAACGTGCTGATGACACACCCGGGGGTCGCCGACGTCGCCGTCATCGGGGTACCGGATGCGCGCTGGGGCGAGGCGGTCAAGGCCATCGTGGTGCGGGCGCGCGACGCGACACTCACCGAGGCCGAGCTGATCGCCCACGCCCGGCACCGGCTGGCCGGGTTCAAGCTGCCGAAGTCGGTCGACTTCGTCGGCGCGCTGCCCCGCAACCCGAGCGGCAAGCTGCTCAAACGCGCGCTGCGCGAACCGTACTGGACCGGCACGGACCGCCACATCGGGTGACGCGGCCGTGGTAGACACACAGCCATGGAGATCCTGGCCAGCCGGGTGTTGTTCCGTCCGAAGGACTATGCGCGCTCGGTCGCGTTCTACCGCGACGGCATCGGGCTGGCCATCGCCAGGGAGTACAGCGGCGGCACGGTCTTCTACGCCGGCCAGTCGCTGATCGAGATCGCCGGCCACGGCGCGCCCGCCGGGGATGCGCCGCCGTTCCCCGGGGCGTTGTGGCTGCAGGTGCGCGACCTCGCCGTCGCGCAGGACCAGCTGCGGCAGCGCGGCGTCGAGATCGCGCGGGAGGCCCGCCAGGAACCATGGGGACTGCACGAGATGCACGTCACCGACCCCGACGGCGTCACGCTGATCTTCGTGCAGGTGCCCGAGGATCACCCGATCCGGCGCGACACCCGCGGCTAATCGACAGCAGCCGCGAGCGGCTAATCGACAGGAGCGGCGAGCGGCCAGCCGACCGACGCGAGGCGCGCGGCGACCTGGTGCATCTCTTCCGGGTTGGGTTCCTTGGCCGTGACCCGGTGGATCGCGGTGTGGATCTGCGCGGGCGTGACGGTGTCGGCGTCGGTGGAGCGCAGCACCGTCTGGGCCACCTTGACCACCTGATCCTCGGTCAGGGTGCGCCGCAACAGGGCCAGCAGCGGAAAGTAGTCCTTCTGCGGCACGCCGTGCGGATAGCCCTCGTGCAGCCAGGCCAGCACGTTGTCGAAAGCCTTCTGCGCCATACGATCAGCTCACTTCCTTGGCAGGAACGGGAACAGGTCGATTCCGGTGTTGTGGATGATCGTCGCGCGGGTGATCCACAGCACCGCGGTCAGGATGACCCAGCCGACGAACACGAACAGCGCCACACCGGCGTACTTGGCCAGCGGCTTCGGCGCCGTGACCGCGGATCCGTCGCTGCCGTCGGATCCGGTACCGCGCGAGTACGCGACCAGCCCGACGGCGAAGATCGCGGGCAGGCCCGCGCCGAGCAGCAGCCCGATTCCGAGCACCTTGGCAATGCTCTCGAAGTACGTCATCTGATGTCCTCTGTGCTGTCCGGTCAGACCGTCGTCGGGGCGGACTTGGGTTCCGGTGCGGCCTCGGCGTCCTGGGCGGCCGGGGCGCGCAGTTCGGCGGGGATCACCGAGTTGGTCGAGTCGTCCCAGTCGGCGTTGACGTTGCTGTGGTCGACCTTCTGATGCTGGGCGCGCCACCACATGTAGAACGACAGGCCGCACAGCAGCGCGAAGATCACGCCGTCACCGATCAGATCGGATCCGGTCAGCGACTTCACGCCGTGCGACAGCCAGAACGACAGCGCGCCGACGATGCCTGCGGCGGGCAGGGTGATGAGCCACGCGACGGCCATCCGGCCGGCGACGGCCCAGCGGACCTCGGCGCCGGGCTTGCCGACACCGCTGCCGAGGATCGAACCCGTCGCGACGTGGGTGGTCGACAGCGCCATACCCGCGGCCGAGGAGCTCAGGATGATCGCGGCCGACGACGCCTCGGCGGCCAGCCCCTGCGGGGACTCGATCTCGACCAGACCCTTACCGAGCGTGCGGATCACCCGCCAGCCGCCCAGGTAGGTGCCGAGCCCGATGGCCAGCGCGCAGGACGCGATGATCCAGAACGGGAGACCCTGCTCCTTGACGTCTCCGCCGAGGTTGCCGGTGGTGATCAGCGCGAGCGCGATGACGCCCATCGTCTTCTGCGCGTCGTTGGTGCCGTGCGACAGCGCGACCAGCGATGCGCTCGCGATCTGGCCCCAGCGGAAACCCGCCTCGCGCTGCTTCTTGCTGACGTTGCGCGTGATCCTGTAGACCAGCCAGGTGCCGCAGCCGGCGACCAGGCACGCGATCAGCGGTGCGGCGACGGCCGGGATCAGCACCTTCTGGCTCACCCCGGCCCAGTTGACGCCGCCGAGACCGATCGCGGCGAGCCCGGCACCGATCAGGCCGCCGAACAACGCGTGCGACGAGCTGGACGGGATGCCGAACAGCCAGGTGAGCAGGTTCCACAGGATGCCGCCGATGAGGCCGGCGAAGATGATCGTCAATCCGGTCGACGCGTCGATCGACGGAAGCAGTTGACCGGTCCCGACATCCTGGATGTTGAGCACCGAGGTGGTCACCGTGATCGCGACCTCGACGGACAGGAACGCACCGATCAGGTTCAGGACACCCGCGAGCAGCACCGCCGTCTTCGGCTTCAGCGCGCCGGTCGCGATGGACGTGGCCATCGCGTTCCCGGTGTCGTGAAAGCCGTTGGTGAAGTCGAATGCCAGCGCGGTGGCAATCAACAGCACCAAGATGATCAGCTCTGCGCTCATGGGTTTGATTCTGCTGCCTGGCCGGGAGTTTTAACGAATTTTCACCGAGGTGCGTCGAGGCCGCGACGTGCGGTTTCTCCTGGCCACGGACAGCTGTTCATCTACTGTTCATCTTCTGTGGTGCCGGCGTTCTCCGGCCCCGATTCTCGCCCCGTCCTCGACAGCCTTCGCGTCTACTATCGGAAGGCCTGAGACCGTATTCCAGGGCTGTGTCGGAAGTGAACTCGTGACCAATTTTGTCGCCAGGATCGTGGCGTGGATCGTGGCCGGATACCCCGAGGGTGTGCCGGGTCCCGACCGCGTGCCGCTGCTGGCGTTGCTGCGTCGCCGCCTCAGCGACGACGAGGTCAAAGCGGTCGCCGTGGAGTTGCTCACCCGCGCGGAGATCCACGGCACCGCCGAGTTCGACCGCGTCGACATCGGCGTACTGATCACCCAGGTCACCGACAACCTGCCCACCCCCGACGACGTCGAACGCGTCCGCGTCCGGCTGGCCGCGCAGGGCTGGCCGCTCGACGATCCCCGCGACGACGCGGAGGAGGGCCGATA carries:
- a CDS encoding acyl-CoA dehydrogenase family protein, translated to MNAGLVRQWLSSGELDLPLPGRGDTAQRWRRLAALTEIDVVAGRLAEAHTDAVAILTELTGSGPGADQWWGVWAAESGEAALSAREDGPRVLLAGTKPWCSGAGLCTHALVTARLPSGQRGLFAVDLADPGARVLPDRWSNAGMAESDTRSVQFDAVPARPVGEPGEYLSRPGFWHGAAGVAACWLGAARAVAAALYQRASSSRADAHTLAHLGAVDAALAAADATLTAVAHAFDADPDNRAGAAELHARRARAVVETAVDETLTRTARALGPAPLATDAEHARRVADLAIYVRQSHAERDLERLGALAAGQS
- a CDS encoding glycosyltransferase encodes the protein MTDIAKAVVVVPAHNENDHLPDCLRALTTAALCVPIAVTTVVVLDSCDDGSEAHAGTFGPDVHFVSVEAGNVGAARAAGFEYARTLHADVEPARTWYATTDADSAVDADWLVRMIAADADMVLGVVRIPAWRNFSPAVARRYLAGYRTQGTSHRHIHGANMGFRADAYWHVGGFRALASSEDVDLVRRFEAAALSIHRDRGLSVATSDRSEGRAPGGFAQHLRDIAHTVSGRSAEVTP
- a CDS encoding HAD family hydrolase; amino-acid sequence: MSDFDAVLFDFSGTLFRLEGDESWFRGMELDTEDKGEVDAHVQAELMHRLTQPTGRSVSMTPQALDAWMKRDLEPHLHREAYLHVLRESGLARHHAEALYSHAIDPACWTPYPDTPTVLDGLRGHGIRTAVVSNIAFDLRPAFTGVGTVDEFVLSFEVGAVKPDPAIFQTALDRLGVAAARTLMIGDSDEADGGARTLGCAFALVDPLPTRERRDGLIAALRGHGISL
- a CDS encoding nitroreductase family deazaflavin-dependent oxidoreductase encodes the protein MASSERIRPPWWLKYVNKVMIALNRTGLFTNGPAVLIVTGRKTGKPRPTPVTPFEVDGRRYVVGGLPGSDWVRNLQANPEAVLARGKSRQTVRMVELPVEQARPLLRQFPVLVPTGVDFMKNAGLVTGPNPDEFEALAGRCPVFRFDTV
- a CDS encoding 1,4-dihydroxy-2-naphthoyl-CoA synthase, producing MSNPFDASLWEPVSGFDDLTDITYHRHVADGARRPTVRIAFDRPEVRNAFRPHTVDELYRVLDHARMSSDVGVVLLTGNGPSPKDGGWAFCSGGDQRIRGRSGYQYASGETAETVDPARAGRLHILEVQRLIRFMPKPVICLVNGWAAGGGHSLHVVCDLTLASREHARFKQTDADVGSFDGGYGSAYLARQVGQKFAREIFFLGRPYTAEEMHAMGAVNAVVDHADLENVALQWASEINGKSPQAIRMLKYAFNLQDDGLVGQQLFAGEATRLAYMTDEAVEGRDAFLEKRDPDWTPFPRYF
- a CDS encoding SDR family oxidoreductase codes for the protein MTRNPLRRLADQVVLTSMRPPILPALLNRPTRETIELRGKRVLMTGASSGIGEAAAEKLARRGATVVAVARRQELLDALVTRITDTGGDARAHACDLSDLDAVDALVATVEKELGGIDILVNNAGRSIRRPLEESLERWHDVERTMTLNYYGPLRLIRGLAPGMLERGDGHIINVSTWGVKTESPPLFGVYNASKAALSSISRIIETEWSDRGVHATTLYYPLVKTPMIAPTRAYDGLPGLSADEAAGWIITAARHRPVSIAPRIAVTAHAINSVAPAAIDTIMKRQRMQPRD